The following are from one region of the Nicotiana tomentosiformis chromosome 7, ASM39032v3, whole genome shotgun sequence genome:
- the LOC104094163 gene encoding uncharacterized protein: MDKAKAPEVKDSVPKLYSNPNSEAKYYSLSFQASVLAIKKRKPPSLVSLCLGVIGRHFEDIIEDLTEIAANFPSNMKMALVAIARRRRLLNDNVIVALADSSWEILDLSDSEVSDFGLLQVVGTCKHLQAVDISRCSKLTSAGVSELLQKCQSLEILRWGGCPRSENTARRCFALLKPTLEHVEGESWEELDTSEIAHGATSLRWLLWPKIEKDQLESLSDECPRIIVNPKPSPLGYRGLDVPREARLNVSLDDPIVEDIDPKTWAVCGFVPRTSPSSVSSTEELPVAEKFRLAFLERDNRLAPKRAKNARQHQRRAEKEWVMMNSRAKALALASLASKSLNIRN, translated from the exons ATGGACAAAGCAAAAGCCCCTGAAGTTAAGGATTCTGTACCGAAACTTTACTCCAATCCTAATTCCGAAGCTAAATATTACAGCCTCTCGTTTCAGGCATCGG TATTAGCTATTAAGAAGAGAAAGCCTCCCAGCTTGGTGAGCTTGTGTCTAGGAGTTATTGGCAGACATTTTGAGGATATTATCGAAGATCTCACCGAGATAGCTGCTAATTTTCCGTCCAATATGAAG ATGGCACTTGTGGCAATTGCAAGAAGGAGAAGGCTATTGAATGACAATGTCATTGTTGCATTGGCTGATAGTTCTTGGGAAATCCTGGACTTATCTGACTCAGAGGTTTCTGATTTTGGCCTATTACAAGTGGTTGGAACATGCAAACATCTGCAAGCAGTTGATATAAG TCGCTGCAGCAAGCTCACGTCTGCTGGTGTATCAGAACTCTTGCAGAAATGCCAGTCTCTTGAAATACTGAGATGGGG AGGCTGCCCTCGGAGTGAGAACACAGCTCGCAGATGCTTTGCTTTGTTGAAACCAACACTAGAGCATGTGGAGGGAGAATCTTGGGAGGAACTTGATACCTCAGAAATAGCTCATGGTGCGACATCCCTGCGTTGGCTCTTATGG CCAAAAATTGAAAAGGACCAGCTGGAGAGTTTGTCTGACGAGTGCCCACGAATCATAGTAAATCCAAAGCCGTCACCACTGGGTTACAGGGGGCTTGATGTTCCTAGAGAAGCAAGACTAAATGTCTCATTAGACGATCCCATTGTTGAAGATATTGACCCCAAAACCTGGGCAGTATGTGGATTTGTACCTAGAACATCACCATCATCAGTTTCAAGCACAGAAGAGTTACCCGTGGCGGAAAAGTTTAGACTTGCATTTCTAGAGAGAGATAATCGGCTAGCACCAAAGCGAGCAAAGAATGCAAGACAACATCAGCGACGTGCAGAAAAGGAATGGGTAATGATGAATAGTAGGGCAAAAGCACTAGCACTTGCTTCGCTGGCTAGCAAATCCCTTAACATTCGGAACTGA